One stretch of Comamonas testosteroni DNA includes these proteins:
- a CDS encoding BMP family protein yields the protein MSSASHSSLISRRQWMASAVAVPGLLALTACAGRAGVSGPAASGGTLVVGGLFAGSRSDKGFMEAGWRGLEKARQELGVQTYFLDGMAPRKELLVPALAQLAEQGAQLVIAHGGQNNQAAAEVAARFPRTQFVVTQGAVQGGNLCSYDVLQEESAYLAGVLAALTTKTGVVGHMSGIRVPPGLKGRAAYAAGVRDTDPRVKLLTNFSGDQDDNALSHRIAKAQMAAGADVIFTMLNSGRDGVTQACREAGTRQIGNVIDWTTVDPQVFVASAWADVGIGAFLAVKDMQERGAPGPGIRKIGLSDPAAVRLSMGQGVSAAVRERVAKASAAIASGQLKVPEHYEGKEFSA from the coding sequence TTGCTGGCATTGACGGCCTGTGCCGGCAGGGCCGGAGTTTCCGGGCCTGCCGCATCCGGCGGTACCCTGGTGGTGGGCGGTCTGTTTGCGGGCTCGCGCAGCGACAAGGGCTTTATGGAGGCCGGCTGGCGCGGCCTGGAAAAGGCGCGTCAGGAACTGGGTGTGCAGACCTATTTTCTGGACGGCATGGCGCCCAGGAAGGAGTTGCTGGTGCCGGCTCTCGCGCAGCTCGCGGAGCAGGGCGCGCAGCTGGTGATTGCCCATGGCGGGCAGAACAATCAGGCCGCAGCCGAAGTTGCGGCGCGCTTTCCAAGGACCCAGTTCGTTGTGACCCAGGGCGCGGTGCAGGGAGGCAATCTCTGCAGCTATGACGTGCTGCAGGAGGAGTCGGCCTATCTGGCCGGAGTGCTGGCGGCGCTGACCACCAAAACCGGTGTGGTCGGTCATATGTCGGGCATTCGCGTGCCGCCGGGACTCAAGGGCCGTGCCGCCTATGCGGCCGGCGTGCGCGATACCGACCCCAGGGTCAAGCTGCTGACGAACTTCTCGGGCGATCAGGACGACAACGCCTTGTCGCACCGCATTGCCAAGGCCCAGATGGCTGCCGGTGCTGATGTGATCTTCACCATGCTCAACTCCGGTCGCGATGGCGTGACCCAGGCCTGCCGCGAGGCGGGCACACGCCAGATCGGCAATGTGATCGACTGGACCACGGTGGATCCGCAGGTGTTTGTCGCTTCCGCCTGGGCCGATGTGGGCATTGGCGCGTTCTTGGCCGTCAAGGACATGCAGGAGCGCGGTGCGCCGGGCCCGGGGATTCGCAAGATCGGCCTGAGCGACCCGGCCGCCGTACGCCTGAGCATGGGCCAGGGCGTGTCAGCCGCTGTGCGCGAGCGCGTGGCCAAGGCGTCGGCTGCCATCGCCTCGGGGCAGCTCAAGGTTCCCGAACACTATGAAGGCAAGGAGTTTTCTGCCTGA